The genomic segment tattgtaaaattttatGAGTTCTGGTATGAACCCAGAGAATCAGCTAATACGGCTCCTGACAGGGTAAGTTGATATAGGAACATAGTTATCTTAATTAGAGTATATTTCCAGTTGGTGTTTATTACGGAGTACATGACATCTGGTACTTTGCTACAATTCTTGAAGAAGAGTAAGAAAAACAACAAACAGATTTCAGACAAGGTACAGTATATGGTCATTGTTGAGCTAGCTGTGTGGTGCTGATTTGATAAATCAGACTTGGAGAAGATGGTGTCAGCAGATTTTAGCAGCACTTTGTTATCTCCATGAGCTAGACATAATCCATGGTAACCTCACCCTGGATACCATATTCATCCAGCATAATGGCTTAGTGAAGATCGGGTCTAGTAAgtacattatatgtgaccagatatgTCTTttgcacacacaaaatttgaccaatTTTTTGAACTTGggagcttcataactttttgatcaagGCATATTGCCTGACATTTTCCATGAATGTAACTACAGTGTCTGGATGCATTTTGATACttagagcaagttaatcagtacaaagaATCAAGTGTtatgtcattttgtttgctggcatgtaaaatgtgtggaaaggtacctttttgcaagtCTGTGCACTTCAGAGAGTGGAACACTTTGCAATGAACACTTGAGGGTGACTAGCTCTTTTGGTGTTAACACTCCAAGCTATGAAGTTTGAAAGCAAATAATGGTATGGTGATTAAGCCTATCTTATTTTATTATAATGAGGTAGTCTAAATATCTGTTTCTGTTGTTAACTTAAGAAATAGCCTCGTTTATTTCCTTTCTGTAGTCTCCCCCCAGAATATCAACAAACATGTGAAGACCAGTGTGGACAGCATGTCGGGTCGGATACATTATATTGCACCTGAGTCTGGTGAGCTTGTGGCAACCATCACCATGGTGATGAGATTGTTTGCTAGGTGAGGAGAAACTGACCAGAGCAACTGATGTTTATGCTTTTGGAATTTGTGCACTGGAGGTGTGTCCATAGTAACCATGTTTGTCACTTAGTTACCATATTGTTGTCAAGATGTTATGTCTTGAACTACTGGGTAATGGAGAACACCGTACTAAGGTACAAGTGGATGAGATAGACAAGGCTCTTACCAACTTGAATGGACCTCAGAAGGTGAATTAATTTTGTTTGTGgcaaaaagttcataaatgtCCTGCAGAGCGAAAACCTGTTTGTATGATTGTTTTTGCCATTGAAATacaatacattgggtaaaaacatgtgctacataaataattttatgcatgctTTAATTGCtgtcagtaaacagtgaagataaaatatctaatataccaatgGATTTGCCTATTCATGGAGAGTAAGTGTCTTTCTGTACCGTAAAACAAACATGAATTGCGAGTGTTTGGCTATGTTGCGGTAAAACGTAACTGTATCGTTGCTGTTTCTAAGCTAAAACAACCTCTTCCATAATAGCATAGGTGTATTGAGACTAAAACTAtcccttgatgaatgccccagttcatgatGACACAAGTACCAACTGTGTAGTCCATTGCACTCAAGGCATAATTATGATCAATAAAGCAAGCATCTAATTTTTTCCCCATATAGATACTGTACAAAccaattgttttgctcttcttgttgtctatcactataGCTCCAAAAGCACTTACCAGGTAATGCTAAAATTTCAACAACCCATTTGTTTTTCCCTCTAGCCAACaaaaaaagtcataaaatgaagtttgagGGAAAACTAACAAGTCAGTTTTAAAGGCCATTTCTGTAGTAATAATAAAGACCAtttataaaaatatttgtgaGAAATTTTGGATGCCCTTGAGTGGGAAAATTTTTAGTGTAAGTGTATATGAGTTAGTatacagctgcttgtaaattgATGGAATCCCTATATGTGTGTTAAGTGAGAATTATTAGTGGTAAGTTaataaccctttaaggaccagcGTCGTACATGTACATCCAAATATAGCCTGACGTGAAAGCCCAGCGTCGTACATGTACGTCCAAGATACtaagcagtaaacaaagagctatatCTTTACAGTATTAGAAGCTATGAGCTTTAAACAAAGACAATTTTGTTTTCCATTAgtaggcgattcttttgatatacaaTGCCAATATATTACGTGAAACTACGCTAGAAAGAACTAGCCTTCTAATTTTAAGTATATTATATTTACACAAAACAAAACTAAGCTTGTACAAATCCGTCCATAACTTTTGCTTTGTAGCTCGTATTGAGCTACAATAAATTTCACGGTGCTCTTCATTTAGAGATGCATCtaatgatatacaagatcacatGATGGCGCTCTTTAAAAGGAGTAAAGCAATGGCTTGTAACAGATTGTATTGCAAAGAAGACAGATCATCACTAGTGTTAACAAATCGCTTTGCTAGTTGAAAATAGTAAGTTCTACACACTTATAACTTAGATAGTTCTGCTTATTATTGATTGGCGAATCTGTACTACAGTTTGTATTAGCCTTTACTACTTCCTGCGGTTTTGGTGACGCTACAAGCTTGCTAAGTAATAGAATGCGCAAATTTCATAAAACACACTTTTGGGTTAACTGTGTAACGAACACCATggaggtattgtgaggctggtttatgGTTTTTGGTCAATTTTTTTGTGGAATAGTAGAAACTTTCACGATACCTATCTACTAGGAGGTCTCTTAACCATTTTGGAAAACCTCTCCAGATGTTCTTAGTATATGTTTAAGACCTCGTTATCTCTCAAAGATCAAAGATTACATTTTCtaataatatatagtactactaTTATCAAaggtacataatatatatatatgttgagGAGAGTAtgctactctcatatacccttGCACAAGGtcgtattgtgaagttatgaaaAATACTGTGGTTTGTGATGTGCAAGCAGCCATAAAGTGCACACACATTGTTAGCATTTTGTCATACTTGCAAGAATCAGGAAAGCCGTTCTCATCAAGATGATTAGGAAAGCAAATGACCTGGCAAGAAATGCCTACACAGTTGTCTAAACCCATGAAGGATGCTTTTAGTTCAGTGAGAAATGCTGAGAGCTTGAGTTAGTTCAGTTGCTAGCAACATCATTTGGCACGCATtcaattaattatacaaagagaaATGAGCAAACTTGGAAATGTTACGTCATGACTTGATGATACACCCtgctacaggggtatatgagagtaggatactcacctactgtatatatagtaaacTCTTGctgttatgtactgtatgatggagTACTTTTTCTTAATGTAGATAGTAGCACCTAACACTAAGAATATGCCAATGACactctcttaacaaacttccCAAATTAAGGAAACAACAGGAAAAAGATTTGGTCCTAACGAATCTACATTTTTACTTACAGCAAATATAGGCATGAAATTCTGGGTGAATCCAAAGTGTCCATTGTAGAGAGGTTccaagaggttccactgtacagtaggacctccacctgtgtgccagttcaatcacaaaagtgttcagctaagtgaatttgtttagcCCATTcattaatatactgtacattttgttcaactactctaatagaacatacgctTACTCTAATGGAATAATAACAAAACGacatactctattagaacaataaattaataatcaaggtcctactgtactgcTATATGATATCAAGTGGTAATACATAGTTTTACAATCTATGAAATATCAGCACTTGTTCATCAAATCTTTCACATCAGGATTTCATCAGTATGTGTCTCACTCAAGAGGCTAGTGAACGTCCTACTGCTAAACAACTCTTGAAGAGTCCAATACTACAAGAGGTGATGGTTGATCTTCTGAATATTTTGTTATAGTCATGGTAACCCTGTAGGTATACTCACTCATGTTGTATGCTGCCCAAGTGTGGAGAAACCATAACAATAAGACCTTAGAGTCTCtaccaggtgtgtgtgtgtgtgtgtgtgtgtgtgtgtgtgtgtgtgtgtgtgtgtgtgtgtgtgtgtgtgtgtgtgtgtgtgtgtgtgtgtgtgtgtgtgtgtgtgtgtgtgtgtgtgtgtgtgtgtgtgtgtgtgtgtgtgtgtgtgtgtgtgtgtgtgtgtgtgtgtgtgtgtgtgtgtgtgtgtgtgtgtgtgtgtgtgtgtgtgtgtgtgtgtgtgtaagagAGAGAGTCCGAATAGAGAGGGAGGTCAGTCTTTATCAAGACTATGTTAATTGAATCATCTTAGACGTGGTGACCCCTGGgcagtgtttgttgtttattgGAGCTTCAAACACTAATGAAAGCAACTAGCTACATTTGGTGTCTTGTGGAATTGTGTTACAGATATTAATTGTGGTTCTATCTTCCTTGGACTTGCAATCCAAAGGAAGTCCACGTTTTGCATGAGAGAGTGACAAGTTTTGCTAGCTTTACTAAGTGCTTTTTTAGCTATGGTTTAGAAACACTTTAGAAATGATTGTAACTTGCGAATTTTGTTCCTGGAACATTCGATCGTTGTTAGAACTGTGCTTGTGGTTGATGTTTCAGGAGAAAGGGTGACTTAACAAGACATCATAACTTTTGTGGGGCTAACAACTTGATAATGGTCCAGGAGGGATCCTAGAACTCTGCCTTCATGGTTCACTGTACTGTGGGCAGCTACCAAGTGACCAAGTGTGTGAGAGAGAGTGTAGAGTAGTGTGGTGTAGTatgcaatacacatacacaatagTATACAATATAGTTTCCACATTTGTTGGGAGGTGAGTTTGTGCCACCTAATTGTTATCCTCTCTAACAGGTTCATCAGATGATGCTGTTAATCGTCATAGTTACCCATCTAGTAACGAGCTAGGTGACCCTCAGAAAGTGGTAGCAGAATCATATGACCTCAAGGGTGAAAAGTTGAATGTTATAAGGTGAAGTCATCGTACTATCAATGCTGTTGTGACTGCTGATATATGTCATTCAGGGCTGGGGAAGTACAACAGGTGGATCTTGAGAAGTATATTGAGGAACACCAGTAAGTGGTGTTGTCCTGTTGCCATGTGAGAATGTATTGAACCAAACATAATTTTATCAACGTGATGCCCCGGGCACCTAGATTGTTAGTACATGCATGGTCCCAATTTATTACATTAAAAATTTTCCTATAATAAAATTTCGTCTATAGTCAAGCTGTTCTTGATGCCCATAGTACTGAGGTCCCTCAGTAGTAAAGTATTCAAGTAGTGGTCATGCACTGCAACATCCTTTACATCCTGTTCACACTATCCTGGGTTAGCCAAAGTGTTTTCAACTTGGATTGTTGAACTCTGGTTGtcacttgttcacactactgcacCTGACATAAGCTTGATAGTGTGAGCAccgaataataattagctaagaCAAGTGCACgagcttttgattatttagtTGCTTAATAAAAAGGCACTAAAATTGTAATGAAGAAGtgtagaaccagctgaaataagtcGTACAATGTTATAGATGCCATGTTTAAGCTGTTGGGTGCTCCTTTTGCCAGAAATATTAACATGTCCTTCGAGCATTACTGTCACTAAGTCTACCAGAACTACAGTACATcatagccattttgaagaaTGGTTTTAGAGCATAGAATATAGGGTTAGAAGGTAGTGTGACCAGGGTGTTAGCTTACTGTCCATTGGTTGTAGTGTATGTCTCTGATGTACCGATGAATGTAAACTATTGCCTGTTCTATCATGCAGGCTGAATTTATTTAGTACATGGTATAATATGTGTATGTCAACGAGTATCACTACTTTAgtccgactgttctattagagtatcttaatcaaTCAACAAGCTTTACGCCTGTAGTGCTTCATCAAAAATaactacatacactgtataagcGAAACGATTTACTCATAGTACAGGGTATTCTTCTACTAGCGTCATTTTTGATTCAGACACCGCCTA from the Dysidea avara chromosome 13, odDysAvar1.4, whole genome shotgun sequence genome contains:
- the LOC136242197 gene encoding nuclear receptor-binding protein-like isoform X3, whose translation is MASEGTAQSIASDVPVAKATNETDEGDDPEDDEDEVVETKGQWRKMAEPVSQRDVPGIDAAFLAVDVEEGTEVVWNEVSVSKSKAKRDKEQLLKTLEQLTGVKHANIVKFYEFWYEPRESANTAPDRLVFITEYMTSGTLLQFLKKSKKNNKQISDKTWRRWCQQILAALCYLHELDIIHGNLTLDTIFIQHNGLVKIGSISPQNINKHVKTSVDSMSGRIHYIAPESGEEKLTRATDVYAFGICALEMLCLELLGNGEHRTKVQVDEIDKALTNLNGPQKDFISMCLTQEASERPTAKQLLKSPILQEVYSLMLYAAQVWRNHNNKTLESLPGSSDDAVNRHSYPSSNELGDPQKVVAESYDLKGEKLNVIRAGEVQQVDLEKYIEEHQVDILYQDIISTLDKKHDNDSSQQPVQQLDDTQQPQFDPEIRPEIRRVTGGECEIKVEGNRKQIMIKLHFDKLERSVTSPLENNDTAAVLTESLVSCGLLNLGDHEKVVNWIEQKLRKDGYKEILT
- the LOC136242197 gene encoding nuclear receptor-binding protein-like isoform X1, which produces MASEGTAQSIASDVPVAKATNETDEGDDPEDDEDEVVETKGQWRKMAEPVSQRDVPGIDAAFLAVDVEEGTEVVWNEVSVSKSKAKRDKEQLLKTLEQLTGVKHANIVKFYEFWYEPRESANTAPDRLVFITEYMTSGTLLQFLKKSKKNNKQISDKTWRRWCQQILAALCYLHELDIIHGNLTLDTIFIQHNGLVKIGSISPQNINKHVKTSVDSMSGRIHYIAPESGELVATITMVMRLFASYHIVVKMLCLELLGNGEHRTKVQVDEIDKALTNLNGPQKDFISMCLTQEASERPTAKQLLKSPILQEVYSLMLYAAQVWRNHNNKTLESLPGSSDDAVNRHSYPSSNELGDPQKVVAESYDLKGEKLNVIRAGEVQQVDLEKYIEEHQVDILYQDIISTLDKKHDNDSSQQPVQQLDDTQQPQFDPEIRPEIRRVTGGECEIKVEGNRKQIMIKLHFDKLERSVTSPLENNDTAAVLTESLVSCGLLNLGDHEKVVNWIEQKLRKDGYKEILT
- the LOC136242197 gene encoding nuclear receptor-binding protein-like isoform X2; the encoded protein is MNGVGGDSTVYCDVPVAKATNETDEGDDPEDDEDEVVETKGQWRKMAEPVSQRDVPGIDAAFLAVDVEEGTEVVWNEVSVSKSKAKRDKEQLLKTLEQLTGVKHANIVKFYEFWYEPRESANTAPDRLVFITEYMTSGTLLQFLKKSKKNNKQISDKTWRRWCQQILAALCYLHELDIIHGNLTLDTIFIQHNGLVKIGSISPQNINKHVKTSVDSMSGRIHYIAPESGELVATITMVMRLFASYHIVVKMLCLELLGNGEHRTKVQVDEIDKALTNLNGPQKDFISMCLTQEASERPTAKQLLKSPILQEVYSLMLYAAQVWRNHNNKTLESLPGSSDDAVNRHSYPSSNELGDPQKVVAESYDLKGEKLNVIRAGEVQQVDLEKYIEEHQVDILYQDIISTLDKKHDNDSSQQPVQQLDDTQQPQFDPEIRPEIRRVTGGECEIKVEGNRKQIMIKLHFDKLERSVTSPLENNDTAAVLTESLVSCGLLNLGDHEKVVNWIEQKLRKDGYKEILT